Genomic segment of Panicum virgatum strain AP13 chromosome 9N, P.virgatum_v5, whole genome shotgun sequence:
CTTTTGCAATAGCTGTGCAGTGCATATGAATTAAATTTCAGTTGATATTCTTGAAGTTTTCATCAATTTTGAAGCATAAACTTTTTTACATGTAATAGTCCATATTTGAAGTGTCACGCTTGTTCTATTCTTGAACTTTTTCGCTCCTCCTTATGCCTCCTTTAGTCATGTCTTGCCGATATGCAGTCTATTGTGAATATAATGTTATAATGACACGACCCTCTTTTGTGCCATGGAACAGCCAAGAGTGGAGGCAGCTATTGTTAATGCTAGGATTCGGAAGACCGTTAGAGCAACACAAGCAAAGGTGGGCTATATCGGCCCTCCTGCTGACTTTAACTATGACCATGAGCACCTTGGCACAGGACCACAGACCCTTGTTGAGGTTGCAGAGGGTCGGCATCCTTTCTGCTCGGTACTGCAATCTGCTAAAAACCCTGTCATCATTGCTGGAGCTGGATTATTTGAACGGGAGGACCAAGATGCCCTGTTCTCAACGATTGAGACTGTAGCCAAGAAGTTCAATGTGACGAGACCAGACTGGAATGGCCTTAATGTCCTACTGCTCCATGCTGCGCAAGCTGCAGCTCTTGATCTTGGCCTTGTTGCTAATCCTGCTGAGAGCATCAAGTCAGCGAAGTTCTTGTACCTGATGGGAGCTGATGATATAAGTCTAGACAAGCTTCCAGAAGATGCATTTGTTCTTTATCAGGGGCACCATGGTGACAAGGCTGTCTATAGGGCCAATGTTATTTTGCCATCTTCAGCATTCAGTGAGAAGGAAGGTACCTACGAGAACACCGAAGGTTGCACCCAGTGGACCATCCCAGCTGTTCCTACAGTTGGTGATGCTAGGGATGATTGGAAGATCATTCGTGCTCTTTCTGAGGTTGCTGGGGTTCAACTGCCTTACGACAGTCTGTCAGCTGTGAGGGATCGGATCAGCACAGTTGCACCTAATCTCATTCACGTAGATGAGAAAGAACCATGCACAATTTCTCCTGAGGTGAAGCCGCCAGTAAAGCAACAAGTGAGCTCAACCCCATTCAAAACCGTCATTGAGAACTTCTATATGACTGATGCAATCACACGAGCTTCAAAGATAATGGCCCAATGCAGTGCGACCTTATTGAAAAAGTGAGGTCTGTGTCCTTCAAGCCAATCATCGGCGAAGAGCATCTTAGTTcccttcttttttctttgctaCGAGTCTCACCACCTGTAGCTTGCTTGGTTGGGAGGTTGGTGTATAATTTGGACTGCCTCTAGATTTTCAGAGCAGCAAAACTTGATAAGTGCATTTCTGTGTCATGTATGAGAAGCAGAGCATACTCAATAAGCTTGTCCATTTGAATCATACAACGGCTACAAGCAatgattttgccttttccagATTTGATCCTTATACTTGGTTGTGAATGCTGCTTATGTAAGCTGGCAAAATAAATTGTTGGTAGGTTAAATTGCTAAAATGATTTAGCTTAAACTGATATACTTAGCTTCCTTTGTCGAATTTTACTGGTCCGTTCAAAGACTTGTCTTTCACCTGTTATCATTTGGTATGTCAAGCTGGCCTTATAATTAAGTATCCTTTTTGTTTTATAACAATAATTAACAGCTTTTACCTTTTATCCTGGTGGCAATGTATCTTGGAGACCCTAAAATTTCTTCACGTGGGTTTGCTACCCAAGACAACTCTAGAACTTATCATGTGTGACACTGGTACTACGCATTGAACTCGCATCTCCGCAACCAGGAAACTACCAATAGGGACAGCGCTCGAACCGTGCCTTATCTATCCAGCTGCCACCTCGCTCGCTCCACATCCAGCCGGCATGGTGCTGCACTGCGCCGCCACACTGACCATCTCTCCGCCCGCCGCCAGACCCTGCCGCCTCCACCACGGCGCCTGCGGAGCGCGCCCGCACCCGGCCGCTGCCCCAGCGCGCACTCTCGGTCTCGGGCACCTGCCCCGCCtcgtcagcggcggcggcggcgatgcgcgCGCGGACAGAGCCGTCTGCCGCGTGAGGCGGCGGGTGCGgtacgaggaggacgaggacgaggaagaCGACGAGGAGTGGGGGCACAACGAGGACGTCGCGAGGATGGAGCGGTACACCGAGGACGCGCGCGACCAGGCGCTGCTGGTGAAGGCCCGGGTCGACGACGAGGTGGAGGTCGTGCTCGTCTTCAAGGTACCGAGCCAGGATGGGCAATGCCGCGGCTGCTGCAatgcggctgccgccgccggtttCTAGTTTTCGGGCGCAGGCCGTGGTTCTCGTCGAGATGCTTTGATTCTGCTTGTTGCTTACGCGTGAGCGCACTGTGTAGCAGGGCTTCTCGTCGAGCTTGAGCGGGGGaacggcggcggatccggcgaggAGCATCCTGCCGGAGAGAGCGATCATACAGTCGGTGGACGTGGTGAAGGGGCCGTTTGACCCCAACAACATCGAGTACCTGGAGAAGGGGGTGGAATGGGACGACTTCAAGAGCCGCCTCCAATAGCAGGAAATTGTCCTTTTAAATTTTGTATGCTGCTGTCTAAGTTAATCGAGAAAAATATGATCATCTCCTGTCATTTTCAACTGTTGTTCAATTCAAATGCATCAAAGAGATCGGCCGAGGCAGTAAAAATCAACAAAAGAATACATCTATACTCGATGGGACCCTACAGATCAGGTCATCCATAATAATCGTATTAAAGGCCAAGACGGCCAATGAAGAATGTCTGACAAACAAAGAACACTCGCGTTTGAAAACTGTgtacaacccccccccccccccccccccaaaataaAGTTCAGATATGAAAAGAATCGAGCATTCTACTGCAATCACACATGTGCCGCGGTTGTACATTCTATGTTCCCGCTGTGGCTGTCACTATCCGATCATTTCCATGCAACCGAGTCGATCTCGTTCCTTGCAGATTTGTACAGCTCCAGCCTCTTCACCAAGGTGTCCCTCTTCTCCATCAAAGCCGGATCCTCATCCAACATTGCGCTGAGCTGTTTCTTCTGTATCATGaaaaagcaaagcaaataagGGATCGACAACCGCTATTATTGTCCAAGTTATTTGAATCACTTGCAGTGCTGGAGTAATCTGGAATATGCACAAATCTTCCAAGAATCATTGCTAATCGATCTAGACAAGATTAAcaaaaagagtaaaatgcactggggtccttaaactagttgacttgttctgtttaggtccatgaacttcgaaaatgcatttataggtccacaatctattcaagtgtgtcatCTAGGTCCAAAATATCTCTGACCACCATTGACTGCCTACGTGGACAGCCACGTCCGATCCAACGGGGCCGCCTCCCCCATCCTTTCATCTCCTTTGCTCCCGCACCGCCGGGCCGCTGCAGCCCCGCTGCTCGGCTCCCTCCCTGCGCCTCGGCCATGGGCGCCCTgctccctccccgcgccggccatgggtgcgcccctcctcccttcctcctccggcctcaGCTCCATGCTGCCGCAgcctctcccctcctccctcgccgcgccgccctggtcctcctcctcctccctccttcctcctccggccccaccgccggccggatccgcgcgcggcgcggcgttgcCCCGCCCCCGGCAGCGCGGACCGAGCTCGGGCCGTCTCTctggccgccggccatggcgggtcATGGCGCGGCCATGGCAACggcggcccctcctccctccctctccctctccctcctccctccctccctccctccctctccctctccctctccctctccctccctctccctcccgctcgagctcacggggggggggggggggggggcagagcagggcgccgccgcggcccctgctccgTGGCGAGCAGGGCCGGGCACGCGCGGCGGGCGAGCGTCCTCCCTGCTCACGCAGAGCAgtgagccgcgccgcccctccccacctcgagcTGGCCCACGCGCTGGCACCGGCGGTGCGGAGGAGGTGCGAAAGACGGCGGTgtcaaggaggcggcggcgggcctccctCTGCTCGAGCCCGCCGTGATAGCAGCGAGGGGGCGCGCCCGTCGCAGGCCGCCGAGCcgcgaggaggggcgccggccaaGGCAGGAGGTGGCGCCACCGGATCCCCGCCGAGGAGGTAGGAGCGCTGGATCCCGCAGGATCCTgtccgcgccgccctccccgccgccctctGCGAACGCCATCCGCGCAAGCCGCTCGCTCGAGGAGCCAAGCCGCCGGGGGGCAGGAGCGGgcaccgcgagctccgccgccgggggcAGGGGCTAGCGCCAGCCCGCGCATGCGcggagctccgcctcgccgccgtggtcACCCCACCGCGCAcccgcgcgccatggccgccgtcccgccgccgcacagCGGCTCGCGCAGgtcgggggaggaagaagaagggaggaggCCGACATAGGGGCCCCACATGTAAGGATCCACATCACCGCACAGTCAACCTGCCACTGCCACATCAGCTTCTAGGGTATGACGTGGCTGAATTGGACCTAGatgacacacttgaatagattgtggacctataaatgcattttcgaagttcatggacctaaacagaacagaccaactagtttaaggaccccagtgcattttactctaacaAAAATGAGGGAACAGAACAGTGGTAACTATCTGGTTCTCTGAACCCTGTGAGCAAGAACAAGCATCAGTAAGAACAAGTTCACAAGCTAGATGAGAAACCAGGGGTGACAAATATCAAATTCAACAAAATTGAtgtttaaaaaattcataatgCATGCCACACCAGTGTGACCTTATAAAACAATAAAATGACGAATAATAAACAGTGACCCACCCTTTCTTTTCAGTCAGTTAAACTGTGATTTAACTACAAACACGTGCACCTATCTTTTAATTGGATGCAAATAATATAATTAGTCAACGTAAGCATACCTCCTTGCTTCCCACATGTGCATAGAAACGGTTAAGCAAATTTCTTTTTGCCTCTTTCACTTGACAATGTACAATGGCTTTCGGGATTGTGTTCCTCAACGTCTCACAGACCATGTTAATATAAGATGACACATTCGATCCTGACAAAATAAAACAACGATGAAGCGAAAATTAGTGGCACATCATAATGGACTCTATTCACATGGTTATTATCATTGGCGGTGAATATCAACACAAAGCATGCAACTAATGCAGAGCAACAGCATCAGACCATGGCCCTGCaaagaaaaaaatgcaaaatgccACAGATTGCTCACTAGCTAATAACCAACTTGTATGGCACCACGGCTGTTTGTTAAGGGTCACATTATTCAATCTGCCTACCATGATTGTGTCAACCTAATAAAGACTTCCTATAATTTAATCTTACGCTTCTTGTGTTGTATAAATATCAAAAAATGGTGGTGCATTTTTGTAAATCAGATGTCATTTTTCCACAAAGAGAGCAAGGAAGGTGAATTTACCAATTCTTCTGAGATGATTGTCCTGATACCTATCACTCACTGGAGTGTTCTTATCAGCTGCTTTCTCTGGTTCAGTAGGAAGTTTACGGAAAAACTCTACTGTTAGGTAGCTGGCTTCCATCTCAACTAGACGAAGAACAGTCTTTTGACCATCCTCACGGAATCTTTCCAAGCTTTCATTTGCAGCAGCAGCTATGTCCGATTGAAGTGTTGGGAATCGCTTCAACTCCTGTGATATCCAAGATTCTGATTGATCAGTAAGAAGAAACAGTAAGAcagaagagaaagaaagaaaggaaggaaCAAGAAGGCACTAACCTCTGTTGCTGCAATCGATCTCCGAACAAGCTCCTTCAAGACCAAATGGACCTGCAAATACGAGAACATCATTAACCACATAGTGAACAAGATCCTGTGAAATATGGCTTAAATGCAATTCAAGTGACAAACAAAACACGGCTGCATAATGTAAAATGTATACATACATGTAGGATATGAGTTACTAAACATATTCACATACTAATGCATCAACTATTGAAACATGAACTAAAACATATTAAAAGGAGCCATGTGTCAACAGAGAAGACATACCGCATCAACAGAAGCTTCAGCTGGACCCTTAAAGTAGCTTAGAGAACTATCTATGAGCCTTCTGTATCCTTGCTCAGGGGCAATCAAGTGGGGCTGGTAACCATCAGCCTCTGAAATAACTTTCCTAACATTTTGCATTGAAAGATGCCGGTCAAATGGAAGCTTTTTCAGTGCTGCAGGTAACTGGTTGTCAAAGACACCATAAATCCGATCTCCACCTGGCCGACTGAAAAGAAGGGGAGTAATGATTAAGCATAAATTATCAAAAACCAATCCTTAAAAAATGCTTCTACTATCTTAACAATACATATAATTATGATAATTTGTCAACATATATTGGCAATGATTATGGAAGGCACAAGCACATTAGGGAAAAGGTCAGTTGAATATCTTACCCGCCATCTAAGTGCTCTTTGAAAACACGATCAAATGCACGACACATATCCAATATCGTGTACAACTGAGCCTGCAGATTATGCGAACTTTATGAGAGAAAAGACAACATAAATAAGGTTTAGAAACATATAATGCACAGTGTTTTCGTATTCATCCCTGCAAATAAACAATGCAGGTTGCACCACAaactaccaagaatgcttatGCTTAATTCTCACAGCAACCTAACACAaatgaaaaatacaaaatacaGCTATTCTTACCCCAGCATCACCACCAATTGGCCTACCAAGTTTATCCAACTGGGCTTCTATTTCATCAATTGTTTTGTTAATCATGGCTATAATACTTGGAATTTTCGCTCTGATCACAGCCTCTAAATGCTGCATAAATAAATGAAAATACATCAGCACTCAAGCATGTCATTCAAAAGTTTATGGTTGAAGCGTACCACAGAAGAAAGATGGCCTCACCTGTGACAGAAGCTTGGCAAGATACTCTGCGCCCATTTTATGCGCCAAGTGTCCATATTCAGGACTGCTCTCAAAGTATTCTTTTTCTTTGCGTCTTGCTGAAAGCATGTCAACATTCTTGTTGATATCAGCTTGTGAGCGGTTGACAATTCCCACCCAGGGGTGTTGTAAGCGATACTGCCTCCCTTCAAGTACCTAGGATTACATAGAGAAAGGAATTCGTTTTAGTGATATGTACTTGAAGCATGCATTAAGAAAAATTGAAAAGTGTCATACATCAACAGCATTGGTACCCTTGTCCATCAAATCAAGCTTTGTTAAGACTCCAAAAGTCCTGTCACCTTAAGATGTTAAGAAGAAAATGATGTTAATATATATGACTGGAATTCCACAGATAAATAGGTAGGCTAACAAAATGATTTATCGATATCCTATCTAATGGAAAGTTagatgtcaaacgtttgatctAGATACTGCACCTGAAGGATCAACATCCCTAGCAAGCTTGATGGCGTCTGATGTTGCTATATCTTGGTTAGCTGGGGAGATGGCCAAGATGATGCAATTTGGCTGAaatatccaaaaaaaaaacatgagtaAAAAAAGGGTTTTAAACGTGATCAAAGCATCTTTAGCAACATGTAATATAGATAGCTAATCTATCTAGATACAAAACTAGAGTGAGAAATATTATCTGTATCTGTGATGCTCAGATCAAGGGGAAAAGTGTCGCAGAAGATTCAATGAAGTCCAAGTAACTCAAGCAAACATCACATTGTAGTAATTAGCAAGTAACAAAGATGATTTTCTTTACCTTGTCAACATAAGATCGAACCATGTTTTCAATATCTTGAACAATAGACTCTGCTTGCCCCTCTGTAGTAAAATGTTCCAGGTGTCAGAAGTTAAATAAAAGAAGGGTACAGTAACAAAAAACAAAGCAACTAATTCATCAATTATGGCATTACCTACAGCGACCTTTGTCAGTCCAGGGAGATCAATTAGTGTCAAGTTAACAACTGCAAACACATGTATGGCAAATTAATCTACAGATAATTCAAATAATAAGAAACATAAATGTACTCACTGCATATAAAACTTCAAATAACGTAGTAAAGCTTGTGCACCGAGAATGTGCAAGTTACAAGTTTTTGTTACTTGTGCTTCATGGATAGGAACCAGAACACATATGTGGCTATTACTGTGACTAAACCTTGAATAGAAGACAGGGCACAGGGCACACTCCTTTTAACAATCACGACAAATAAAAATCAGAGTCATTTAATCTTAAAATCCCAATACATTTAAAATTTCAAGTGTTCTTTATCATTAGGCCCTGAGTAAAGTTAAATCATAAAATCTTAATGCACAGATGAGTCATCTTGTATTCTT
This window contains:
- the LOC120691201 gene encoding dynamin-related protein 1C-like, which gives rise to MATMGSLIGLVNRIQRACTVLGDHGGGGEGSLWEALPSVAVVGGQSSGKSSVLESIVGRDFLPRGSGIVTRRPLVLQLHKTDGGQEYAEFLHAPRKRFTDFAAVRKEIADETDRITGKTKAISNVPIQLSIYSPHVVNLTLIDLPGLTKVAVEGQAESIVQDIENMVRSYVDKPNCIILAISPANQDIATSDAIKLARDVDPSGDRTFGVLTKLDLMDKGTNAVDVLEGRQYRLQHPWVGIVNRSQADINKNVDMLSARRKEKEYFESSPEYGHLAHKMGAEYLAKLLSQHLEAVIRAKIPSIIAMINKTIDEIEAQLDKLGRPIGGDAGAQLYTILDMCRAFDRVFKEHLDGGRPGGDRIYGVFDNQLPAALKKLPFDRHLSMQNVRKVISEADGYQPHLIAPEQGYRRLIDSSLSYFKGPAEASVDAVHLVLKELVRRSIAATEELKRFPTLQSDIAAAANESLERFREDGQKTVLRLVEMEASYLTVEFFRKLPTEPEKAADKNTPVSDRYQDNHLRRIGSNVSSYINMVCETLRNTIPKAIVHCQVKEAKRNLLNRFYAHVGSKEKKQLSAMLDEDPALMEKRDTLVKRLELYKSARNEIDSVAWK
- the LOC120691203 gene encoding uncharacterized protein LOC120691203; translated protein: MVLHCAATLTISPPAARPCRLHHGACGARPHPAAAPARTLGLGHLPRLVSGGGGDARADRAVCRVRRRVRYEEDEDEEDDEEWGHNEDVARMERYTEDARDQALLVKARVDDEVEVVLVFKGFSSSLSGGTAADPARSILPERAIIQSVDVVKGPFDPNNIEYLEKGVEWDDFKSRLQ